One genomic region from Pseudomonadota bacterium encodes:
- a CDS encoding MOSC domain-containing protein produces MRREIVVRVAALALGGQPDGVAKQPVERLDFTLEGIVGDRHAGFTRPADARDAGVKRGTPVRNWRQWSGVSTEELARIAADMGVAHVDMAWLGANIAFSGHDGLTEVPKGSMIWFPSGLVLAVEGENVPCAGPGKEIARNVPDAEAVRFVPAARGRRGLVGVVYRAGAAAVGEEAVICVYAPNKGLAKAPSRSRA; encoded by the coding sequence ATCGTGGTTCGGGTGGCGGCACTGGCCCTGGGCGGGCAGCCGGACGGGGTGGCCAAGCAGCCCGTGGAACGCCTCGACTTCACCCTCGAGGGAATCGTGGGCGACCGACATGCAGGTTTCACCCGACCCGCCGATGCCCGTGACGCTGGCGTGAAGCGTGGCACCCCGGTTCGCAACTGGCGTCAGTGGTCGGGGGTGTCGACCGAGGAGTTGGCGCGAATCGCGGCAGACATGGGCGTCGCGCATGTCGACATGGCCTGGCTCGGGGCGAACATCGCCTTCTCTGGCCATGACGGGCTCACAGAGGTTCCCAAGGGCTCGATGATCTGGTTTCCCTCTGGTCTCGTTCTGGCGGTGGAGGGCGAGAACGTCCCCTGCGCGGGTCCGGGCAAGGAGATTGCCCGCAACGTGCCCGATGCCGAGGCGGTGCGCTTCGTGCCGGCGGCCCGTGGCCGCCGCGGACTTGTGGGTGTGGTCTATCGCGCCGGAGCGGCCGCTGTGGGTGAAGAAGCCGTCATCTGCGTGTATGCGCCGAACAAGGGGCTCGCAAAGGCGCCGTCTCGCAGCCGTGCGTGA